One genomic segment of Bacillota bacterium includes these proteins:
- a CDS encoding TetR/AcrR family transcriptional regulator, translated as MSGTEEKIIQAAIDCIEQYGVKDTTIRRIGEMAGVNSAAVSYYFRSKDALIDRALNETLENAFGWKDFEYTEAMPLKQQLYEIFSFFSINTMRFPKLTQAHFYEIIANGNYDTKPTEKINAFLEKIAGEVKRKKPEMDDMKIKLSLMQLTAATLLFFSTFADIFDGFSGLDMDDAIERKRYVMHLIDSLF; from the coding sequence GTGAGCGGCACCGAAGAAAAAATCATACAGGCTGCGATAGACTGTATCGAACAATATGGGGTCAAGGATACCACGATAAGACGGATTGGGGAAATGGCCGGCGTGAACAGCGCCGCTGTCAGTTATTATTTCAGAAGCAAAGATGCGCTGATAGACCGGGCGCTGAACGAAACTCTTGAAAACGCTTTTGGGTGGAAAGATTTTGAGTATACTGAAGCGATGCCATTAAAGCAGCAGCTTTATGAAATATTCAGCTTTTTTTCAATAAATACAATGAGGTTTCCAAAGTTAACGCAGGCTCATTTTTACGAGATCATTGCAAACGGAAATTATGATACGAAACCTACTGAAAAGATAAACGCCTTTCTTGAAAAGATTGCGGGTGAGGTAAAAAGAAAAAAGCCTGAAATGGATGATATGAAGATAAAACTTTCGCTGATGCAGCTCACCGCCGCGACGCTGCTGTTTTTTTCGACCTTTGCAGATATTTTCGATGGTTTTTCCGGCCTGGATATGGATGACGCCATCGAGCGAAAACGGTATGTGATGCATTTGATAGATAGCCTGTTTTAA